The genome window CTTTATAAGATCATGTCCGGTCGCTCGATCGGGTATGATATTAGTTATTGAAAATTCCCACTTCTCAATTCCCGATATTAATCCTTTCCTCTATTGGTGGCTCGCACTATCAAGTAACTGATGGAAAGCGCGAAAATTGCAGTCGCCAAACCAATCAAGTCGGCTGCGGTTTTCTTTTCCAGGTCAAGAATAATGATTTTTCGAGATACTGCTATTAAAGAAGTTACAATAACTAGCTCTACTTGAATTACGTGCTTTTTCAGATAAGCTGTAATATTTTCCAAGATTTCCAGAGCAATTAAAACATTTAAAAATAACCCAAATATGACAAACAACGTGTCTTTTAACAAATTATCGTCGTGGGTTGCCCATTCTTTTGCTAAAAAAATCAGCAAATCGCAAACGCTGAGGAGAATTACCCAAATCATCGCCAGGGATAAAATTTTCGATATTACTACTTCTACACTTTCTGTAAAATGCAGAAAATTTTCATCACTGCTTGACCTGGAAATTTGCCTAAATATTTTTTTCAGCATAAAAGTGATTTAGTCTTCATTATTAATTAATGATTTTGTCATTGTTCGGTACACTTGGCAAGCGCAAAACTCTGTGATTGCCTGGTTTTAAGGGGCCGCCCGGGCACTGGGGAAGGCGACTTTCTCTGCCTGTTATATTTTATAGTTTTTCGTGTCAGTGAGGAATCGATCG of Oscillatoria nigro-viridis PCC 7112 contains these proteins:
- a CDS encoding phosphate-starvation-inducible PsiE family protein, yielding MLKKIFRQISRSSSDENFLHFTESVEVVISKILSLAMIWVILLSVCDLLIFLAKEWATHDDNLLKDTLFVIFGLFLNVLIALEILENITAYLKKHVIQVELVIVTSLIAVSRKIIILDLEKKTAADLIGLATAIFALSISYLIVRATNRGKD